The following are encoded in a window of Thermodesulfobacterium geofontis OPF15 genomic DNA:
- a CDS encoding MFS transporter has translation MKQEEAKFRDVLPVAIVSWTGALLEWLDFYTYAILAKVLANIYFPSHDPIASLLAAFAALAIGFLFRPLGALMFGKIGDQFGRKVSFLTAITMMMIGTLGIAILPGYATLGVIASIGIFILRIIQGLALGGGYGAAITYLGEFTPDHLRGLITGFLFTTPAFGMAIAGNLASILQNYFGLEAFQAYGWRWCFVIAGLVVFIVALIIQILYKETPVFTALKQIRRVTSAPIKELFTNKYYLWLFLLAWIGVIGAHGPIWYTNQLYIKYYMEKFGITPGDSGKILAYATYVVLWTYLFFGWISDKIGRRPILLFGIYGNALLFPITFYLIKNYVNPPDYTMLFILTAAGTFMNGIGYSGAMSAMLLELFPAKIRTTAIGFTYNMGYGVFGGLTPFMITLLYKFTNNLYLSIIIWSTIVPMIMGLLYLFKGWETKGVRIWEELSAEKFAHKALILPSNISIGEAMKEMQKEGHRIAIVTENGKYLGIVEERSLLKSLIAGYTIKSPLKEVVIDVDAVIDSARIIDAIVLIQQTGVKGVAVVDKNGNILGYIDPRFVFNEVAIISAGIKKPFTERIKVKEFMNPPITVKDNTLVIEVTKIMSEKDIGFLPVISSDTGKLVGVISEKDLMSILCCDITNKDKPVKEFMIKDVITISPDSTLKEALEKFIDHKIRHLPVVKDDRVVGVVSVKDVLKLI, from the coding sequence ATGAAGCAAGAAGAAGCAAAATTTAGAGATGTTTTACCTGTTGCCATAGTTTCTTGGACAGGAGCATTATTAGAATGGCTTGATTTTTATACTTATGCTATTCTTGCTAAGGTTTTAGCAAATATTTACTTCCCCAGTCATGACCCAATAGCGAGTTTACTTGCTGCGTTTGCTGCTCTTGCTATTGGTTTTTTATTTAGACCTCTTGGAGCTCTTATGTTTGGGAAAATTGGAGATCAGTTTGGGCGTAAAGTAAGTTTCTTAACTGCTATTACTATGATGATGATTGGAACACTTGGGATTGCAATTCTTCCAGGATATGCTACTTTGGGGGTTATTGCTTCTATTGGAATATTTATTTTAAGAATTATTCAAGGGTTAGCTCTTGGAGGAGGTTATGGTGCTGCTATTACTTATCTTGGAGAATTTACTCCTGATCATTTAAGAGGATTAATTACAGGGTTTCTTTTTACAACACCTGCTTTTGGTATGGCTATAGCTGGTAATTTAGCTTCAATCCTTCAGAATTATTTTGGTCTTGAAGCTTTTCAAGCTTATGGATGGAGATGGTGTTTTGTCATAGCAGGTCTTGTAGTTTTTATTGTTGCTCTTATTATTCAAATTCTTTATAAAGAGACCCCAGTTTTTACTGCTTTGAAGCAGATAAGAAGAGTTACCAGTGCACCGATTAAAGAACTTTTTACCAATAAATACTATTTATGGTTATTTCTATTAGCTTGGATTGGAGTAATTGGAGCACATGGACCAATATGGTATACAAATCAACTTTATATTAAATACTACATGGAAAAATTTGGAATTACCCCGGGAGATTCAGGAAAAATTCTTGCCTATGCTACCTATGTTGTTCTTTGGACTTATCTATTTTTTGGTTGGATTTCCGATAAAATTGGAAGAAGACCTATTCTGCTTTTTGGAATTTATGGTAATGCTCTTCTTTTTCCTATAACTTTCTATCTTATAAAAAATTATGTGAATCCTCCTGATTATACCATGCTTTTCATCTTAACAGCAGCTGGGACCTTTATGAATGGTATAGGTTATAGCGGAGCTATGTCAGCTATGTTACTTGAGTTATTCCCTGCAAAAATTAGAACTACAGCAATTGGTTTTACATATAACATGGGGTATGGAGTTTTTGGAGGTTTAACACCATTTATGATTACTCTTCTTTATAAGTTTACTAATAACCTATATTTATCAATAATTATTTGGTCAACTATTGTTCCTATGATAATGGGATTACTTTATCTTTTTAAAGGATGGGAAACAAAGGGAGTCAGAATTTGGGAGGAACTTTCAGCAGAAAAATTTGCTCACAAAGCACTTATATTGCCAAGCAATATAAGTATTGGAGAAGCTATGAAAGAAATGCAAAAAGAAGGTCATCGTATTGCGATAGTTACTGAAAATGGGAAATATCTTGGAATTGTTGAAGAAAGATCTCTTCTTAAATCTTTAATTGCTGGTTATACTATAAAAAGTCCTCTTAAAGAAGTAGTTATTGATGTAGATGCTGTAATAGATTCAGCAAGAATTATAGATGCTATTGTATTAATTCAACAAACAGGAGTAAAAGGTGTAGCAGTAGTAGATAAAAATGGAAATATTTTAGGATATATTGATCCACGTTTTGTTTTTAATGAAGTAGCTATTATTAGTGCAGGGATTAAAAAACCCTTTACTGAGCGCATTAAAGTTAAAGAGTTTATGAATCCGCCAATTACAGTAAAGGATAATACTTTGGTTATTGAAGTAACTAAAATTATGAGTGAAAAAGACATTGGATTCTTACCTGTTATAAGTTCTGATACAGGTAAACTTGTTGGGGTTATTTCAGAGAAGGATCTTATGAGCATTCTTTGTTGTGATATTACTAATAAAGATAAACCTGTAAAAGAATTTATGATTAAAGATGTGATTACTATTTCGCCTGATAGTACTCTAAAAGAAGCATTAGAAAAATTTATTGATCATAAAATAAGACATCTTCCTGTAGTTAAAGATGATAGAGTTGTAGGTGTAGTGTCAGTTAAGGATGTTTTAAAACTCATCTAA
- a CDS encoding DUF1015 family protein — protein MPECLPFCAWRYNPEKVKIEEVVAPPYDIVSEKEIEEFKKKSPYNIFHLELPEDYNKAKELLENWKRSKVLIRDEFPTIYFYELEFIYQEKTFIRKGFILLVKLSPFEEGKILPHEKTYPKVTTDRFELLKATQFQFSQIFALYEDPQLKTIKNVNTKHKELLYEIKQKNETHRLYKIFDKEFIKELLKFLKNRNFYIADGHHRYETALKFREYMENIYGRDPYKDYNYTTIYICPIEDENLLMFPTHRVYYFENSEEVIKKFFQFAKIKKSLEIDKNYNFNHFFEKASCEWAILFGKEIKVFTLKEEIFEAIKKEDSLFSEIPLYNFLQILEKILNIKEEDLKEKGKVKFISQKDELIEEVKKGALGVVFPFISPVILKKVAQAKKLMPHKCTYFYPKILTGLILNEVSGKSLKYNENFYE, from the coding sequence ATGCCTGAATGTTTACCTTTCTGTGCCTGGAGATATAATCCTGAGAAAGTAAAAATAGAAGAGGTTGTAGCTCCACCTTATGATATTGTCTCAGAAAAAGAAATAGAAGAGTTTAAGAAAAAAAGTCCTTATAATATATTCCATTTAGAACTTCCGGAAGATTATAATAAAGCAAAAGAATTACTTGAAAACTGGAAAAGATCTAAAGTTCTTATTAGAGATGAGTTCCCTACTATCTATTTTTACGAACTTGAGTTTATATACCAAGAAAAAACTTTTATAAGAAAAGGCTTTATTCTTTTAGTAAAGCTTAGCCCATTTGAGGAGGGGAAAATTCTTCCTCATGAAAAAACTTATCCCAAGGTAACTACTGATAGGTTTGAATTGCTTAAAGCTACCCAATTTCAGTTTAGTCAAATTTTTGCCCTTTATGAAGACCCTCAGCTTAAAACTATCAAAAACGTAAATACGAAACATAAAGAACTTCTTTATGAAATAAAACAAAAAAATGAAACACATAGATTATATAAAATTTTTGATAAGGAATTTATAAAAGAGCTTTTAAAATTTTTAAAAAATAGAAATTTTTATATTGCTGATGGGCATCATCGTTATGAAACAGCCTTAAAATTTAGAGAATATATGGAAAATATTTATGGAAGAGACCCTTATAAAGATTATAATTACACAACTATTTATATCTGCCCTATAGAAGATGAAAATTTGCTTATGTTCCCCACCCATAGAGTCTATTATTTTGAAAATTCAGAAGAGGTGATAAAAAAGTTTTTTCAGTTTGCTAAAATAAAAAAAAGCTTAGAAATAGATAAAAATTATAATTTTAATCATTTTTTTGAAAAAGCTTCTTGTGAATGGGCTATCCTTTTTGGAAAAGAGATAAAGGTTTTTACTTTAAAAGAAGAAATCTTTGAAGCTATAAAAAAAGAAGACTCTCTTTTTTCTGAAATACCCCTTTATAACTTTTTGCAAATTCTTGAAAAAATCCTTAATATAAAAGAAGAGGACTTAAAAGAAAAGGGAAAAGTAAAATTTATTTCTCAAAAAGATGAGTTGATAGAAGAAGTTAAGAAAGGAGCTTTGGGAGTAGTATTTCCTTTTATTTCACCTGTCATTTTAAAAAAGGTTGCTCAGGCAAAAAAATTAATGCCCCATAAATGTACCTATTTTTATCCAAAAATTTTAACAGGGTTAATATTAAATGAAGTAAGCGGTAAAAGCTTAAAATATAATGAAAATTTCTATGAGTAA
- a CDS encoding GDP-mannose 4,6-dehydratase has translation MGYYLVTGVAGFIGWRVGEFLLKEGKAVLGVDNLNDAYDVTLKYWRLNELKKSENFKFYQIDITNFQALKTIFETYSISAVIHLAARAGVRASLENPWVYVDSNITGTLNLLELMKDFGVKKLVLASTSSIYAGQSPPFHEDLKVDTPLSPYAATKKGAELLSYTYHHLYGLDISVVRYFTVYGPAGRPDMSIFRFIKWIYEEKPIKIFGDGTQARDFTYIDDIARGTIASLKPLGYEIINLGGGKNPISINQIIEILERLIGKKAKREYLNFHKADVKVTWADISKAKKLLNWEPEISIEEGLKRTVNWSKENIELIKSIKV, from the coding sequence ATGGGATATTATCTTGTTACAGGAGTAGCTGGATTTATAGGATGGAGGGTAGGAGAGTTTTTATTAAAAGAGGGTAAGGCGGTTTTAGGAGTTGATAACCTTAATGATGCCTATGATGTTACTCTTAAATATTGGAGACTAAATGAACTTAAAAAATCTGAAAATTTTAAATTTTATCAAATTGATATAACCAATTTTCAAGCATTGAAGACTATTTTTGAAACTTATTCTATTTCAGCTGTTATTCATTTAGCAGCAAGAGCAGGGGTAAGGGCAAGTCTTGAAAATCCATGGGTTTATGTTGATTCTAATATTACAGGAACATTAAATCTTCTTGAACTTATGAAAGATTTTGGAGTAAAAAAACTGGTACTTGCTTCAACTTCTTCAATTTATGCAGGGCAATCCCCACCTTTTCACGAAGATCTAAAAGTAGATACCCCACTTTCTCCTTATGCAGCTACCAAAAAAGGAGCTGAACTTCTTTCTTACACTTATCATCATCTTTATGGACTGGATATTTCAGTAGTTAGATATTTTACAGTTTATGGACCAGCAGGAAGACCAGATATGAGTATTTTTAGGTTTATTAAATGGATTTATGAAGAAAAGCCAATTAAAATTTTTGGAGATGGAACCCAGGCAAGAGATTTTACCTATATAGATGATATTGCAAGAGGAACTATTGCCTCTTTAAAACCTCTGGGATATGAAATTATTAACTTGGGAGGAGGAAAAAATCCTATTTCTATAAACCAAATAATTGAAATTTTAGAAAGACTTATAGGTAAAAAAGCAAAAAGAGAGTATTTAAATTTTCACAAAGCTGATGTGAAAGTTACTTGGGCAGATATTAGTAAAGCTAAAAAACTTCTAAATTGGGAACCAGAAATTAGCATAGAAGAAGGTCTTAAAAGAACTGTAAATTGGAGCAAAGAAAATATAGAGCTTATTAAAAGTATAAAGGTTTAA